A stretch of the Mesorhizobium sp. Pch-S genome encodes the following:
- a CDS encoding kinesin — protein MAKKTTTTKNLDSEVAKELEQALDFDLSAESGDLDIAASMEDLEAQISQAADELARAGRAEKAAPAPAPQPVKASVAEAKPAELRPIEPRNGAAQPAGFSPANDDRQKDYRSLLHSLNRRASNTIYWVVAFVSIAWIVGAAALANLLFGPDIWNIRSIAQVLQRPELIGIAVAAIVPIILFWAFAAMVRRAQDMRLAAQSMTEVAFRLTEPENIAQDRVMMIGQAVRREVAAMGEGIERTLARAVELETLVHSEVSQLERSYTENESRIRNLVDGLGSEREAVIGHAERVRASISGAHETLRDEINSASDIIRENILGASSKLSMTITSSGDQLIDRINESSMSIFDSVESRLDTITDRLSTSGEAFASLLDTRIAKLTDSTDGLTRSLTELLDDRTQGMVSLLGGAARTLSSEFESSLSGIERTLAERGQALISEFQTRAEALDTGTQKLNAALEARARQINETLVDRARDIATAFTEGKDTLSAIIDQGKAQIGADMADIVTSTSTMLEARASDFAGRMEAARHAVSRTFDADIARLADARVGIEEAVENHSRKLEESRERMAAAMQADLEKFSEGRAAIDEAVTSQVHMLSEGRNLISRALEEDLRKVNESRAAIDASLGSHLERLEEGRSRLTHALNEDADKLVHARTIIDEMVSGHVGKLAEGRSILARALEADLNKLTESRTDIDNLVAGQVAKISEGRAVLARALEADVDSIKALMESHSVQLADDRDQLGRALDADLSSIRRLVTDHSGQLANERSLLSQTLESDLAKLAESRASIDGLVAGQVEKLAEGRDILKRALEADLGTISSVISDQSQRLTDDRAQFARLLEQDLASVSELVRGHAEQLASDRSQLARALEDDLAKLADSRSSIDGLVTGQVEKLAEGRDILKRALEADLSAITAAIGDQSQKLADNRALFSSALETDLGNVNHLIAGHSERLAADRSLLARALEDDLAKLADSRSSIDGLVAGQVEKLAEGRDILKRALEADLNTITAAIGDQSQKLADSRAQFAQALDADLASVNHLVAGHSERLAADRSLLSKTLEDNLSSVSNLVAGHSGRLAADRSLLSQALEEDLAKLADSRASIDGLVAGQVEKLAEGRDILKRALEADLARIGDSRSGIDEAIAGHVGRLAEGRNMLTRALEEDLAKLAESRESIDGLVAGQVEKLAEGRDILKRALESDLNTISATIADQSQKLVDNRAQFSEALDADLARVSTLVSGHGDRLAADRALLARSLEDDLAKLAESRAAIDGLVAAQVEKLAEGRDVLKRALEADLSSIGGVMAGQSQKLVDARTDFQQALDDELRRVNDIVAGHSQRLAADRSMLTSALEDDLAKLAESRSSIDGLVAGQVEKLAEGRDILRRALDADLAKLNESRGGIDAVIAGHVGKLAEGRDLLTRALETDLAAIDGALGGHAQRLADNRADFAQALEGSLEHVQGLISGHNDRLSADRSALTRALEEDLAKLVDARRDIDRALAGHIDQIATSSSSISDAIAADIDKVEQAFARQTGVIEERSSTMERALNAGVDNIRGALEKSALYVAGQLREKVLEVTNTLHEQAGIAFTDADRKIAERAEQTSAALLARAEDIAQTFESADQKLVARAVETAQTLASRAGDILRNFEDADQRMGARISESADALAARATDLGRVFETVEQQLAVRIAEGSDALTARAAEISRVFDDADSRMVSRISDSASAIGSHADQIVGAFEDTERRVADRARMTGEELAGHAVEIERALTSADQRLASSAAAAATRVEGQITSVESRFAASADAMGQKLEQQITQAEGQLASRANVIAETFAAVGQHIGQSTNEAAKTIGANTRELNSMLAARSAELSKILDETARPLVDKFSEGGIELQKSMEEATERATATLRRENAVLADALASRTAETLAAVDGARSSLADNVSDLIGRMTNSADQLNTLIAKASENLGEVETRLAGSTQSFAATTEKASQTFASSARLVDSNTTRLTELSSATLREVASIATRFDEHSRLLASASDLLGSAQSNLEHTLARQSSLDDLAVGLVKKSEDLEKVMRSFETLVSQTLQSAEGRTLESADKIRVAISEVVESATKRFSDATEEMRRTAGSIKSELDLTRAELRKGVIEMPEEAKESTTAIRRAVSEQINALKELSDIVAKSGRTVDVAEPRNLRPAPTPAPRPTEPQARRPVEPQRRAPEAPAAPAGLRGTLDAGETALRPRGDAGARTPQGGWVRDLLTGASEEDGARPAPLQPRATPVQRSPLHVVESLNSLSVDIARAIDHDASIELWNRYRRGERDVFTRRLYTLKGQQTFDDIRRKYQSEAEFRAAVDRYCDDFEKLLKDVSRNDRDNMISQTYLTSDTGKVYTMLAHASGRLR, from the coding sequence ATGGCGAAGAAAACCACCACGACGAAGAATCTTGATTCCGAGGTCGCCAAGGAGCTTGAACAGGCTCTCGATTTCGATCTCTCCGCAGAGTCGGGAGACCTCGACATCGCGGCGTCCATGGAAGATCTGGAAGCACAGATTTCCCAGGCTGCGGATGAGCTTGCACGCGCCGGTCGCGCCGAAAAGGCCGCGCCAGCGCCAGCACCCCAGCCCGTCAAAGCCTCCGTGGCTGAAGCCAAGCCCGCCGAGCTGCGCCCCATCGAGCCGCGCAACGGCGCGGCACAGCCGGCCGGGTTCTCGCCGGCCAATGACGATCGGCAGAAGGACTATCGCTCTCTCCTGCATAGCCTCAATCGCCGGGCTTCCAACACCATCTATTGGGTGGTGGCGTTCGTCTCGATCGCCTGGATCGTCGGCGCGGCGGCTCTGGCCAATCTCCTCTTCGGTCCCGACATCTGGAACATCCGCTCCATCGCGCAGGTGCTGCAGCGGCCCGAATTGATCGGCATCGCCGTTGCGGCCATCGTTCCGATCATCCTGTTCTGGGCTTTCGCCGCAATGGTCCGCCGTGCGCAGGACATGCGGCTGGCCGCGCAATCCATGACGGAGGTCGCCTTCCGCCTCACCGAGCCTGAGAACATCGCGCAGGACCGCGTGATGATGATCGGCCAGGCCGTGCGCCGCGAAGTCGCGGCGATGGGCGAAGGCATCGAGCGCACACTCGCGCGCGCCGTCGAACTGGAGACGCTGGTTCACAGCGAAGTCAGCCAGCTCGAACGCTCCTACACGGAAAACGAGAGCCGTATCCGCAACCTGGTCGACGGACTGGGCAGCGAACGTGAAGCTGTCATCGGCCATGCCGAGCGCGTGCGCGCATCCATTTCCGGTGCGCATGAGACCCTGCGCGACGAGATCAACTCGGCCAGCGACATCATCCGCGAGAATATCCTCGGCGCTTCGAGCAAGCTGTCGATGACCATCACCTCGTCGGGCGATCAGCTGATCGACCGCATCAACGAAAGCTCGATGTCGATTTTCGATTCCGTCGAAAGCCGCCTCGACACGATTACCGACCGCCTCTCCACCTCCGGCGAGGCATTCGCCAGCCTTCTGGACACGCGCATCGCCAAGCTCACGGACAGCACCGACGGCTTGACCCGTTCGCTGACTGAACTGCTCGACGACCGTACGCAAGGCATGGTGTCGTTGCTTGGTGGTGCTGCCCGCACCCTCAGCTCCGAATTCGAGTCCAGCCTCTCCGGAATCGAACGCACGCTGGCCGAGCGTGGCCAGGCGCTGATCAGCGAGTTCCAGACGCGCGCCGAGGCGCTCGACACGGGTACGCAGAAGCTCAACGCCGCGCTGGAAGCCCGTGCCCGCCAGATCAATGAAACGCTGGTCGATCGTGCCCGCGACATTGCCACCGCCTTCACGGAAGGCAAGGACACGCTGTCGGCCATCATCGATCAGGGCAAGGCACAGATCGGCGCCGACATGGCCGACATCGTCACCTCGACGTCGACGATGCTGGAGGCACGTGCAAGCGACTTCGCCGGCCGCATGGAGGCGGCACGCCACGCTGTGTCGCGTACATTCGATGCCGACATCGCCCGCCTCGCGGACGCTCGCGTGGGTATCGAGGAAGCGGTCGAGAACCACAGCCGCAAGCTGGAAGAGAGCCGCGAGCGCATGGCTGCCGCCATGCAGGCTGACCTGGAGAAGTTCTCCGAGGGCCGTGCCGCCATCGACGAGGCTGTCACCTCGCAGGTGCATATGCTGTCCGAAGGACGCAATCTCATCAGCCGTGCGCTGGAAGAGGATCTGCGCAAGGTCAATGAGTCCCGTGCGGCCATCGACGCTTCGCTCGGCAGCCATCTCGAGCGCCTGGAGGAAGGTCGATCGCGCCTGACCCACGCCCTTAACGAAGATGCCGACAAGCTGGTGCATGCCCGCACCATCATCGACGAAATGGTCTCCGGCCATGTCGGCAAGCTGGCCGAAGGTCGCTCCATCCTCGCCCGCGCTCTCGAGGCAGACCTCAACAAGCTGACCGAAAGCCGCACCGATATAGACAATCTGGTCGCAGGCCAGGTTGCCAAGATCTCCGAGGGCCGCGCCGTGCTGGCGCGTGCGCTGGAAGCCGACGTCGACAGCATCAAGGCGCTGATGGAAAGCCACTCGGTACAGCTCGCCGACGATCGCGACCAACTCGGTCGTGCGCTCGACGCCGACCTGTCCAGCATCCGCCGGCTGGTCACCGACCACTCCGGCCAGCTCGCCAACGAACGCAGCCTGCTGTCGCAGACCCTGGAATCGGATCTGGCCAAGCTCGCCGAAAGCCGTGCCTCGATCGACGGACTGGTTGCCGGTCAGGTCGAGAAGCTCGCTGAAGGCCGCGACATCCTCAAGCGCGCGCTCGAGGCCGATCTCGGCACGATCAGCTCGGTCATTTCCGACCAGTCGCAAAGGCTGACGGACGACCGTGCGCAGTTCGCCCGCCTGCTGGAGCAGGACCTGGCCAGCGTCAGCGAGCTCGTACGCGGGCATGCCGAACAGCTTGCATCCGACCGCTCGCAGCTTGCCCGGGCCCTGGAAGACGATCTTGCCAAACTGGCCGACAGCCGCTCGTCCATCGATGGACTGGTCACCGGTCAGGTCGAGAAGCTCGCCGAAGGCCGCGACATCCTCAAGCGTGCGCTGGAAGCCGACCTCAGCGCCATCACGGCAGCTATCGGCGACCAGTCGCAGAAGCTGGCAGACAACCGCGCCCTCTTCTCTTCGGCACTGGAAACCGATCTCGGCAACGTCAATCATCTGATCGCCGGCCACAGCGAACGCCTCGCTGCGGATCGTTCGCTGCTTGCAAGGGCTCTGGAGGATGATCTTGCCAAGCTCGCCGACAGCCGTTCGTCCATCGACGGGCTGGTCGCCGGCCAGGTCGAGAAGCTCGCCGAAGGCCGCGACATCCTCAAGCGTGCGCTGGAGGCCGATCTCAACACCATCACGGCAGCGATTGGCGACCAGTCGCAGAAGCTGGCAGACAGCCGTGCCCAGTTCGCGCAGGCTCTCGATGCCGATCTGGCCAGCGTCAATCATCTTGTCGCCGGTCACAGCGAACGTCTCGCCGCGGATCGCTCTCTCCTTTCCAAGACACTGGAGGACAATCTCTCCAGCGTCAGCAACCTTGTCGCCGGCCACAGCGGCAGGCTGGCGGCGGACCGCTCCCTTCTGTCCCAGGCCCTGGAAGAAGATCTCGCCAAGCTCGCCGACAGCCGCGCGTCCATCGACGGGCTGGTCGCCGGCCAGGTCGAGAAGCTCGCCGAAGGCCGCGATATCCTCAAGCGCGCTCTGGAAGCCGACCTCGCCAGGATCGGCGATAGCCGCAGCGGTATCGACGAAGCCATCGCCGGCCATGTCGGCAGGCTGGCCGAGGGCCGCAACATGCTTACCCGCGCCCTGGAGGAGGATCTTGCCAAGCTGGCCGAAAGCCGCGAATCCATCGACGGGCTGGTCGCCGGCCAGGTCGAGAAACTCGCCGAAGGCCGCGATATCCTCAAGCGTGCGCTGGAATCCGACCTCAACACCATCAGTGCGACGATTGCCGATCAATCGCAGAAGCTGGTCGACAACCGCGCCCAGTTCTCCGAGGCGCTGGATGCCGATCTCGCCCGCGTCAGCACTCTGGTTTCCGGCCATGGCGACAGACTGGCAGCCGACAGGGCCCTGCTTGCCAGGTCGCTGGAAGACGATCTTGCCAAGCTGGCCGAAAGCCGTGCCGCCATCGATGGGCTTGTTGCTGCACAGGTCGAGAAGCTGGCCGAAGGCCGCGATGTACTGAAGCGCGCACTGGAAGCCGACCTGTCGTCGATCGGCGGCGTGATGGCCGGTCAGTCGCAGAAGCTGGTCGATGCCCGCACCGATTTCCAGCAGGCGCTCGACGACGAGCTGCGACGCGTCAACGACATCGTCGCCGGCCACAGCCAGCGGCTTGCCGCTGATCGTTCGATGCTCACCTCGGCGCTGGAAGACGACCTCGCCAAGCTGGCTGAGAGCCGCTCGTCCATCGACGGGCTTGTCGCCGGTCAGGTCGAGAAGCTCGCTGAAGGCCGCGATATCCTTCGCCGTGCCCTGGACGCCGACCTTGCCAAGCTCAACGAAAGCCGCGGCGGCATTGACGCCGTGATCGCCGGCCATGTCGGCAAGCTGGCCGAAGGCCGCGATCTCTTGACGCGTGCACTGGAAACCGATCTTGCCGCAATCGACGGCGCACTTGGTGGCCACGCCCAGCGCCTGGCCGACAACCGCGCCGACTTTGCGCAGGCTCTGGAAGGCAGCCTGGAACACGTTCAGGGCCTGATTTCGGGCCACAACGACCGCCTGTCGGCCGACCGCTCGGCACTTACCCGGGCCCTGGAGGAAGATCTCGCCAAGCTGGTCGACGCCCGCCGCGACATCGACCGCGCACTGGCAGGACACATCGACCAGATCGCGACCTCCTCCTCGAGCATCTCGGATGCCATTGCAGCCGATATCGACAAGGTCGAGCAGGCCTTCGCGCGCCAGACCGGCGTCATCGAGGAGCGTTCCAGCACTATGGAACGCGCGCTCAACGCAGGTGTCGACAACATTCGCGGAGCGCTGGAAAAGAGCGCACTCTATGTTGCCGGCCAGTTGCGTGAAAAGGTCCTGGAAGTCACCAACACGCTGCACGAACAAGCCGGCATTGCCTTTACCGATGCCGACCGCAAGATCGCCGAGCGCGCTGAACAGACCTCGGCCGCCCTGCTCGCTCGTGCCGAAGACATCGCCCAGACCTTCGAGAGTGCGGACCAGAAACTGGTCGCTCGCGCCGTCGAGACGGCGCAGACCCTGGCTTCCCGTGCAGGCGATATCCTGCGCAACTTCGAAGATGCCGACCAGCGCATGGGTGCTCGCATCAGCGAATCCGCCGACGCGCTCGCAGCTCGTGCTACCGACCTCGGCCGGGTGTTCGAAACGGTCGAACAGCAGCTGGCCGTGCGCATCGCGGAGGGCTCGGACGCCCTGACGGCTCGTGCCGCAGAGATCAGCCGTGTCTTCGACGACGCCGACAGCCGCATGGTGTCGCGTATTTCAGACAGCGCTTCGGCAATCGGCAGCCATGCCGACCAGATCGTCGGGGCGTTCGAGGATACCGAGCGCCGTGTTGCTGACCGCGCCCGCATGACCGGTGAAGAACTCGCCGGCCATGCCGTCGAGATCGAACGTGCCTTGACCAGCGCCGACCAGCGGCTGGCATCCAGCGCAGCTGCCGCCGCGACACGCGTCGAAGGCCAGATCACCAGTGTCGAGAGCCGCTTTGCGGCTTCGGCGGACGCGATGGGCCAGAAGCTCGAACAGCAGATCACGCAGGCCGAAGGCCAGCTGGCTTCGCGCGCCAATGTCATCGCCGAAACCTTCGCCGCGGTTGGCCAGCATATCGGTCAAAGCACGAATGAAGCGGCCAAGACCATCGGCGCCAACACACGCGAACTCAACTCGATGCTGGCGGCTCGTTCTGCAGAGCTTTCCAAGATCCTCGACGAGACGGCCCGCCCGCTGGTCGACAAGTTCTCGGAAGGCGGCATCGAGTTGCAGAAGAGCATGGAGGAAGCTACAGAGCGGGCCACCGCAACGCTGCGCCGCGAAAACGCGGTGCTTGCCGACGCGCTGGCAAGCCGCACCGCCGAAACGCTTGCCGCTGTCGACGGCGCCCGTTCGTCGCTTGCGGACAATGTTTCCGATCTCATCGGCCGCATGACGAACTCGGCCGATCAGCTCAACACGCTGATCGCCAAGGCTTCGGAAAACCTCGGCGAGGTCGAAACCCGTCTCGCCGGCTCGACGCAGAGCTTCGCCGCGACCACCGAGAAGGCCTCGCAGACCTTCGCCAGCTCGGCTCGTCTGGTCGATTCCAACACGACCAGGCTGACCGAATTGTCCTCGGCGACGCTGCGCGAAGTGGCTTCCATCGCCACCCGCTTCGACGAGCACAGCCGCCTGCTTGCCAGTGCCTCGGATCTGCTTGGTTCCGCGCAGAGCAATCTGGAGCACACCCTGGCCCGCCAGTCGTCACTCGACGATCTCGCTGTCGGCCTGGTCAAGAAGTCGGAAGACCTCGAGAAGGTCATGCGTTCCTTCGAGACCCTGGTCAGCCAGACGCTGCAAAGCGCCGAAGGCAGGACCCTGGAATCGGCCGACAAGATCCGTGTCGCTATTTCGGAAGTGGTCGAGTCCGCCACCAAGCGGTTCTCCGACGCCACCGAAGAGATGCGCCGCACCGCCGGCTCGATCAAGAGCGAGCTGGACCTGACCCGCGCCGAACTGCGCAAGGGTGTCATCGAGATGCCTGAAGAAGCAAAGGAATCGACCACGGCTATCCGCCGTGCGGTTTCCGAGCAGATCAATGCGCTCAAGGAGCTGTCGGACATCGTCGCCAAGTCGGGCCGCACGGTCGACGTCGCTGAACCGCGCAACCTGCGCCCTGCTCCGACACCGGCTCCGCGTCCGACTGAACCGCAAGCTCGGCGTCCTGTGGAACCACAGCGTCGCGCGCCTGAAGCACCGGCTGCGCCGGCAGGCCTGCGCGGCACGCTGGACGCCGGCGAGACGGCGCTCAGGCCGCGTGGTGATGCCGGTGCCCGCACGCCGCAGGGCGGCTGGGTCCGCGACTTGCTGACCGGCGCATCGGAAGAAGATGGCGCGCGGCCTGCTCCATTGCAGCCACGTGCCACGCCGGTGCAGCGTTCTCCGCTCCACGTCGTGGAGTCGCTGAACTCCCTTTCGGTCGACATTGCCCGAGCCATCGACCACGATGCTTCGATCGAACTGTGGAACCGCTACCGGCGCGGCGAGCGCGACGTGTTCACCCGCCGCCTCTATACGTTGAAAGGCCAGCAGACCTTCGACGACATCCGCCGCAAGTACCAGTCGGAGGCCGAGTTCCGCGCCGCTGTCGACCGCTACTGCGACGACTTCGAGAAGTTGCTCAAGGACGTTTCGCGCAACGATCGCGACAACATGATCTCGCAGACCTACCTCACCTCGGACACCGGCAAGGTCTACACCATGCTGGCTCATGCCAGCGGTCGCCTGCGGTAG
- a CDS encoding thioredoxin domain-containing protein, which yields MKFLPTAVVISALLLSDGAAFAAPTATLNGVLMQPAGIEDTFIGSKQAPATLIVYSSPTCGHCVDFEKKVLPDLERNYVQTGKLKISIRPFVRNVVDAAIFLIAEQAGQERYRKTLAAFTDRYEEIVAATERKGVMSEIAASQGIDQPHFEQALKNEAHLRKLENLRDQAMQQLEIRGTPTFFLNGERLAYDGTVASFDKALTPN from the coding sequence ATGAAATTCCTACCGACCGCCGTGGTCATCTCGGCATTGCTCTTGTCTGACGGCGCGGCCTTTGCTGCACCGACTGCGACCTTGAACGGCGTGTTGATGCAGCCGGCAGGTATCGAAGACACTTTCATTGGCAGCAAACAGGCACCCGCCACCCTCATTGTCTATTCCTCACCGACCTGCGGCCACTGTGTGGATTTTGAGAAGAAAGTGCTTCCCGACCTCGAACGGAACTATGTTCAGACCGGCAAGTTGAAGATTTCGATACGCCCCTTTGTTCGCAACGTGGTCGACGCTGCAATTTTCCTGATAGCCGAGCAGGCGGGTCAGGAGCGTTACCGCAAGACACTTGCAGCTTTCACCGATCGCTACGAAGAAATCGTTGCCGCGACGGAACGCAAGGGCGTGATGAGCGAAATCGCGGCTTCCCAGGGCATCGATCAGCCGCATTTCGAGCAAGCTCTCAAGAACGAAGCCCATCTTCGCAAGCTCGAAAATCTTCGAGATCAGGCGATGCAGCAGTTGGAGATAAGAGGGACGCCGACATTCTTTTTGAACGGCGAGCGTCTGGCCTACGACGGGACAGTCGCCTCATTCGACAAGGCGCTGACGCCCAACTAG
- a CDS encoding ABC-type transport auxiliary lipoprotein family protein, giving the protein MKSIRVHAGALLLATILAGCAALPGGGPAPLDTFDLSTPSVQTGGQSKRQILVTQPVALKALDSQNIVIKTGQRSIQYLKGAQWADRLPVIVQARLAEAFQRTGRFAGVGRPGEGLAIDYQVITEVRAFEVRAEKGEQAHVELYVRILNDRNGEVRASRSFQASAPVTGGGGNSAYVAALDRAFGQAVSEIVRWSDSTI; this is encoded by the coding sequence GTGAAGTCGATCCGAGTGCATGCGGGCGCGTTGCTGCTCGCAACTATCCTTGCGGGATGCGCGGCACTGCCGGGCGGTGGTCCCGCGCCTCTGGACACTTTCGATCTGTCGACACCGAGCGTGCAGACCGGAGGGCAAAGCAAGCGCCAGATCCTCGTCACGCAGCCGGTGGCACTGAAGGCACTGGACAGCCAGAACATCGTCATCAAGACCGGCCAGCGCTCGATCCAGTATCTCAAGGGCGCGCAGTGGGCCGACAGGCTGCCGGTCATCGTGCAGGCAAGGCTGGCTGAAGCATTCCAGCGTACCGGTCGGTTTGCGGGAGTCGGCCGGCCGGGCGAAGGACTGGCGATCGATTATCAGGTCATTACCGAAGTCCGGGCCTTCGAAGTGCGCGCCGAGAAAGGCGAGCAGGCACATGTCGAACTCTATGTGCGCATCTTGAACGACCGCAACGGGGAAGTGCGCGCCTCGCGCAGCTTCCAGGCCAGTGCGCCAGTCACCGGCGGCGGTGGTAACTCGGCCTATGTAGCCGCACTCGATCGCGCTTTCGGGCAGGCGGTCAGCGAGATCGTACGCTGGTCGGATTCGACGATCTAG
- a CDS encoding MlaD family protein, translating into METRANYVIVGIFTLVAILAAFGFVYWTANIGDRGETTTLRVRIPGSASGLGRGSFVLFNGVKVGDVRRVYIDVDDPTIAVADTEIDRMTPITQSTQADIGLAGLTGQANIELTGANPKEPKLLDEAEKDGRVAVIIAKPSAVTNLLQTAQDIATRADKVLSEFEGFAKDVRGPLTQTAQNAAKFSDALAKNSDGIDKFLSSVSALSTELQGVSGKLDGALKAAEGLLNSVDRDKVRNIVANVDEFTRNLSKTSDQFDSTIAEVKQAVGSINDFAAKTQVTLDKVNGVLDSVDPADVRTALANIKDASVNAGKASADIAKVTEKVSARSDDIQQTIKDAQQLAQRLNNASVRIDGILAKVDGMLGSGDTKGLVAQASETLKSFKQVADTLNKHVGVISDNLQRFSGQGLQNVEALVGDTRRSVNRIEEAVSDFQRNPQRILSGGDGEVRQYDGRVRR; encoded by the coding sequence ATGGAAACCAGAGCCAACTACGTCATTGTCGGCATTTTTACGCTGGTGGCGATCCTGGCAGCGTTCGGATTCGTCTATTGGACCGCGAACATAGGCGACCGCGGCGAGACGACCACCCTGCGCGTGCGCATCCCTGGTTCGGCCTCGGGCCTGGGCCGCGGCAGTTTCGTGCTGTTCAACGGTGTCAAGGTTGGCGACGTGCGCCGCGTCTATATCGACGTGGATGATCCAACCATCGCGGTGGCCGATACCGAGATCGACCGCATGACACCGATTACGCAGTCGACACAGGCAGACATCGGCCTTGCCGGGCTGACCGGGCAGGCGAATATCGAGCTGACGGGTGCCAATCCAAAGGAACCGAAACTTCTCGATGAAGCGGAAAAGGACGGGCGTGTGGCGGTGATCATCGCCAAGCCCTCTGCCGTGACCAATCTTTTGCAAACCGCGCAGGACATCGCTACCCGCGCCGACAAGGTGCTGTCCGAGTTCGAAGGTTTCGCCAAGGACGTGCGTGGACCGCTGACGCAGACGGCGCAGAACGCCGCAAAATTCTCCGATGCCCTGGCAAAGAATTCCGATGGCATCGACAAGTTCCTGTCCAGCGTCAGCGCGCTTTCGACGGAACTGCAGGGCGTTTCAGGCAAGCTCGATGGGGCGCTGAAGGCCGCGGAAGGTCTGCTCAACTCGGTCGACCGCGACAAGGTCAGGAACATCGTCGCCAATGTCGACGAATTCACCCGCAATCTGAGCAAGACCAGCGACCAGTTCGATTCCACCATTGCCGAAGTCAAGCAGGCGGTGGGTTCAATCAATGATTTCGCCGCGAAGACGCAGGTGACGCTCGACAAGGTGAATGGCGTTCTCGACAGCGTTGATCCGGCCGATGTGCGTACCGCTCTGGCCAACATCAAGGATGCCAGCGTCAATGCAGGCAAGGCCTCGGCAGACATTGCCAAGGTGACCGAGAAGGTCTCCGCTCGCTCCGATGACATTCAGCAGACCATCAAGGACGCGCAGCAGCTGGCACAGCGCCTGAACAACGCCTCGGTGCGCATCGATGGCATCCTGGCCAAGGTCGATGGCATGCTCGGTTCCGGCGACACCAAGGGTCTGGTGGCGCAGGCCAGCGAGACGCTGAAGTCGTTCAAGCAGGTGGCTGACACCCTGAACAAGCATGTTGGGGTCATCTCCGACAACCTGCAGCGCTTCTCGGGTCAGGGGCTGCAGAATGTGGAAGCCCTGGTTGGAGACACCAGGCGCTCGGTCAACCGCATCGAAGAGGCGGTTTCCGACTTCCAGCGCAATCCGCAACGTATCCTTTCGGGTGGCGATGGTGAGGTGCGTCAGTATGATGGAAGGGTACGGCGTTGA
- a CDS encoding ABC transporter ATP-binding protein has product MAIVEQHAEHTNDEHDDVVLSASGIKVAFGETVILDDLSLDIRRGEILGFVGASGAGKSVLLRTVLGLVKKQAGTIRLFGVDVDNASDAERLRIDMRLGVLFQQGALFSALTVMENVQVPMREYLDLPRKLMDELAMLKIELVGLPPDAARKYPSELSGGMIKRAALARALALDPEIVFLDEPTSGLDPISAAEFDELVVKLRDTMDLTVYMVTHDLDSLFTACDRIAVLGKKRVLVQGTVEDMLKSEEPWVKSYFRGKRARQLDLATRAQP; this is encoded by the coding sequence ATGGCAATCGTCGAACAACACGCCGAACATACCAACGACGAGCACGACGACGTCGTGCTGTCGGCGAGCGGCATCAAGGTGGCGTTTGGCGAGACAGTCATCCTCGACGATCTGTCGCTGGATATCCGACGCGGAGAGATCCTCGGTTTCGTCGGGGCTTCGGGTGCCGGCAAGTCCGTTTTGCTGCGCACCGTGCTCGGCCTGGTGAAGAAGCAGGCCGGCACGATCAGGCTGTTCGGCGTCGATGTCGATAACGCCAGCGATGCAGAGCGGCTGCGCATCGACATGAGGCTTGGTGTGCTGTTCCAGCAGGGGGCGCTGTTTTCGGCGCTTACGGTGATGGAGAATGTCCAGGTGCCGATGCGCGAATATCTGGATCTGCCGCGAAAGCTGATGGACGAACTGGCCATGCTCAAGATCGAGCTGGTCGGCTTGCCGCCCGATGCCGCGCGCAAGTACCCTTCGGAACTTTCCGGCGGCATGATCAAGCGTGCCGCCCTTGCGCGCGCCCTGGCTCTGGATCCGGAGATCGTGTTCCTCGACGAGCCGACTTCCGGTCTCGACCCGATCAGCGCGGCCGAGTTCGACGAGCTGGTGGTCAAGCTGCGCGATACGATGGATCTGACGGTCTACATGGTGACGCACGATCTTGATTCGCTTTTCACTGCCTGCGACCGCATCGCGGTTCTCGGCAAGAAGCGAGTGCTGGTGCAAGGCACCGTCGAGGACATGCTGAAGAGCGAAGAACCCTGGGTGAAGTCCTATTTCCGCGGAAAACGAGCACGGCAGCTTGATCTTGCAACGCGCGCGCAGCCATAA